The following proteins come from a genomic window of Nicotiana tomentosiformis chromosome 12, ASM39032v3, whole genome shotgun sequence:
- the LOC138902297 gene encoding uncharacterized protein, producing the protein MVRSQERVEREAKRRRGQGGFSGAPFVGQFQHGSSTSYIGTRGSLQFLPPTPGSGFECGKFRNIWRQCPRHHGGLSQQRSQPSTSAPVTSPPAKSARGGGQSSRGRPRRGGQAHFYALPTRLDAIASDVVITCSVSVCYRDASILFDPDSTYSYVSSYFAHFLDMPHESLVLFVHVSTPVGDIIVVDRVYRSCVVTIGGLETQVDLLLLSMVDFDVILGMEWISLCHSVLDCHAKTMTLSMLGFSRVEWSGFIDYVPSRVISYLNEQRMGEKGCLSYLAFVRDVRVETPTIDSIPVVRYVLDVFPAYLPCMPLDRDIDFGIDLVPGT; encoded by the exons atggttcgcagtcaggagagggttgagagggaggccaagaggcgtcgtggtcagggtggattcagtggtgctccttttgtGGGTCAGTTTCAGCACG GATCTTCTACCAGTTATATCGGtactcggggctcccttcagttccTGCCTCCAACACCAGGGAGTGGTTTTGAGTGTGGGAAGTTTAGGAATATATGGAGGCAATGTCCTCGTCACCATGGAGGtttatctcagcagaggagtcagccttcgacttcagcaccagttacttcaccacccgccaagtcagctcggggtggaggtcagtcatctaggggtcgccctagaaggggtggccaggcccatttctatgccctccctaccAGACTAGATGCGattgcttcagatgtagtgattACATGTAGCGTCTCAGTTTGTTACAgagatgcctctatattatttgaccctgattccacgtattcatatgtttcctcgtattttgcccattttctggatatgccccatgagtctttagttttatttgttcatgtatctactcctgtgggtgatattATTGTTgtagaccgcgtatatcggtcatgtgtagtgactattgggggtctggagacccaagtggaccttttgctgctcagtatggttgactttgatgtgatattgggtatggaatGGATATCTCTATGTCAttctgttctagattgtcacgcaaaGACTATGACATTGTCTATGCtgggattttcgagggttgagtggagcggttttatagattatgtacctagcagggtgatttcatatttgaacgAGCAGCGCATGggtgagaagggttgcctatcttatttggcttttgtgagggatgttagggtagagactcctaccattgattctattccggtggtacgttatgttctggatgtgtttcctgcatacCTACCATGCATGCCgcttgacagggatattgactttggtattgatttggtgccggggacttag